In Yersinia enterocolitica subsp. enterocolitica, one DNA window encodes the following:
- the asmA gene encoding outer membrane assembly protein AsmA: MRRLLTTLIILLVVLVAGMSALVLLVNPNDFRAYMVKQVERKSGYHLQLEGDLRWHVWPQLSIIAGRMALTAPGAATPVVSAENMRLDVKLWPLLSHQLDVKQVMLKGAVIRLTPDSEAQQQPGAPVAPTGNAPVDEQRAWKLDINKVQVADSLLIWQRTDNDQVNVRDINLELQQDAQRQIHVTLASRINRNQRDVTFSMVADVDMSHYPQQFGANISQFSYKLEGADIPVGGVSGEGVLQASYQHDIQQLLLNELSFTANNNQLTGSAKATFGPVPEYVINLAADNLNLDAIFGWKPQNTVSTEDSAKPATVTAPVIAIQADDDVGQDLQALRDFTAQVTLTANNLIYRAIKVSQLNLQASNQQGDVLISRLTGNALGGDFSLPGSLDVTGKKVLAAINPVINHMELGPVLAAVGLPPTMTGKFSMKAQLSGDGLDVEAFNHRWKGNAQFSMNDAKLEGLNIQQLIQQAVTRSSNDVKGQDRYERYTAVKQLQANLALNRGKMNISNLSADSELIAINGKGELNLPAQQCDMNLSVRVMQGWSGQDSLVKMLQNTDIPLRIYGPWTQLSYQLNVEQLLRSELQQRAKKALNDWAERNQQSRGSQDLKKLIDKL; this comes from the coding sequence ATGAGACGATTACTAACGACGTTAATTATCCTGCTGGTGGTATTGGTAGCTGGGATGAGCGCATTGGTATTGCTAGTAAATCCTAATGACTTCCGTGCTTACATGGTCAAACAGGTCGAAAGAAAAAGTGGTTATCACCTGCAACTGGAAGGTGATTTGCGGTGGCATGTTTGGCCGCAACTGAGCATTATTGCCGGCCGAATGGCCTTAACCGCGCCCGGTGCTGCTACACCGGTAGTTAGTGCTGAAAATATGCGCCTTGATGTAAAACTTTGGCCACTGTTGTCGCATCAACTTGATGTTAAACAGGTGATGCTAAAAGGCGCTGTTATTCGCTTAACTCCTGACAGCGAAGCACAACAGCAACCTGGAGCGCCGGTTGCGCCGACTGGTAATGCGCCGGTTGATGAGCAACGCGCGTGGAAGCTTGATATCAATAAGGTTCAGGTTGCCGACAGTCTGCTCATTTGGCAACGGACAGATAATGATCAAGTGAATGTTCGCGATATCAATCTTGAACTGCAACAAGATGCTCAGCGCCAAATACATGTCACGCTTGCCAGCCGTATTAATCGTAATCAGCGCGATGTCACTTTCTCTATGGTTGCTGATGTAGATATGAGTCATTATCCGCAGCAGTTCGGCGCGAATATCAGCCAGTTCAGCTATAAATTGGAAGGGGCGGATATTCCTGTTGGTGGCGTGAGCGGAGAGGGGGTGTTACAAGCCAGTTATCAACACGATATCCAGCAATTGCTGCTCAATGAACTCAGTTTCACGGCAAATAATAACCAGTTGACCGGGAGCGCCAAAGCGACTTTTGGCCCAGTTCCTGAATATGTTATTAATCTGGCGGCTGATAATCTCAACTTGGATGCTATCTTCGGTTGGAAACCCCAAAATACCGTCAGCACTGAAGACTCCGCCAAACCGGCGACGGTGACCGCGCCAGTAATTGCTATTCAAGCTGATGATGATGTCGGGCAGGACTTACAAGCATTACGTGATTTTACCGCGCAAGTTACACTCACCGCGAATAATTTGATTTATCGCGCAATAAAAGTCTCACAGCTCAATCTACAGGCATCAAACCAGCAAGGTGATGTCCTGATTAGCCGTTTGACGGGCAATGCATTGGGCGGTGATTTTTCGCTACCTGGTTCGCTGGATGTGACCGGTAAGAAGGTACTCGCCGCTATCAACCCAGTGATAAACCATATGGAATTAGGCCCGGTATTGGCAGCCGTGGGTTTACCACCGACGATGACCGGTAAATTCTCCATGAAAGCACAACTGTCGGGTGATGGCCTTGATGTGGAGGCATTCAACCACCGTTGGAAAGGTAACGCGCAGTTCAGTATGAATGATGCGAAGTTAGAGGGGCTGAACATTCAGCAACTTATTCAGCAGGCGGTCACACGCAGTTCCAATGATGTTAAAGGCCAAGACCGTTATGAGCGCTACACTGCGGTTAAACAACTGCAAGCCAATCTGGCCCTGAACCGAGGGAAGATGAATATCAGTAACCTCAGTGCCGATTCCGAATTGATTGCTATTAATGGTAAAGGGGAGCTCAACTTACCGGCTCAGCAATGCGATATGAATCTGTCAGTGCGAGTGATGCAAGGTTGGAGCGGGCAAGATAGCCTGGTCAAGATGCTACAAAACACGGATATTCCACTGCGTATCTATGGCCCCTGGACTCAACTGAGTTATCAACTGAATGTTGAGCAGCTTTTACGCAGTGAATTACAACAGCGGGCCAAAAAAGCACTCAATGACTGGGCAGAACGTAATCAGCAGAGCCGTGGAAGTCAAGATCTTAAAAAGCTTATTGATAAGCTTTAA
- the dcuC gene encoding anaerobic C4-dicarboxylate transporter DcuC: MLDLLIGVVVAIGVGRYIIKGYSATGVLMVGGLLLLIISALMGKNVLPASATSTGWRATDIVEYVKILLMSRGGDLGMMIMMLCGFAAYMTHIGANDVVVKIASKPLQMINSPYLLMVAAYIVACLMSLAVSSATGLGVLLMATLFPVMVNVGISRGAAAAICASPAAIILAPTSGDVVLAAKASEMPLVDFAFKTTLPISIAAIVCMAIAHFFWQRYLDNKSQEKHEMMDVNDITTNAPSFYAILPFTPIIGVLIFDGKWGPELHIITVLVICMLIAAVIEFLRSFNAKTVFTGLEVAYRGMADAFATVVMLLVAAGVFAQGLSTVGFISGLIGLAQSFGTGGIIMMLVLVTITMLAAMTTGSGNAPFYAFVELIPKLAAQMGINPAYLVIPMLQASNLGRTLSPVSGVVVAVAGMAKISPFEVVKRTSVPVLVGLVVVIVATEILVPVHL; encoded by the coding sequence ATGTTAGATCTTTTGATTGGGGTTGTAGTGGCCATCGGTGTCGGCCGTTATATTATTAAAGGCTACTCAGCCACCGGCGTACTGATGGTCGGCGGATTACTGCTATTAATTATCAGCGCCCTGATGGGCAAAAACGTCTTACCTGCCAGTGCAACATCAACAGGTTGGCGGGCGACGGATATTGTCGAGTACGTCAAAATCTTGCTGATGAGCCGTGGTGGCGATCTTGGCATGATGATCATGATGTTATGTGGTTTTGCTGCCTATATGACCCACATTGGCGCGAATGATGTGGTGGTCAAGATTGCATCCAAACCACTACAAATGATCAACTCACCCTATTTATTGATGGTCGCAGCTTATATTGTGGCCTGTTTGATGTCTTTGGCTGTGTCATCGGCAACTGGGTTGGGTGTATTGTTGATGGCGACATTGTTCCCAGTGATGGTTAACGTTGGCATCAGTCGGGGTGCTGCGGCTGCAATCTGTGCATCACCTGCGGCTATCATTCTGGCACCAACCTCTGGTGACGTCGTGTTAGCCGCAAAAGCCTCTGAAATGCCACTGGTCGATTTTGCCTTTAAAACCACATTACCGATCTCCATTGCTGCGATTGTCTGCATGGCCATCGCTCACTTTTTCTGGCAGCGCTATCTGGATAATAAAAGCCAGGAAAAGCATGAAATGATGGATGTTAATGACATCACCACCAATGCCCCGAGCTTTTACGCTATTTTGCCCTTTACACCCATTATCGGTGTGCTGATCTTTGACGGTAAATGGGGGCCAGAACTACACATCATCACGGTATTGGTTATCTGTATGCTGATTGCCGCAGTGATTGAGTTCTTGCGTAGCTTCAATGCGAAGACGGTATTTACCGGCCTTGAAGTGGCGTACCGAGGGATGGCAGATGCATTTGCCACTGTGGTGATGCTGTTAGTTGCCGCAGGGGTATTTGCGCAGGGATTGAGTACTGTTGGTTTTATCAGCGGTCTGATTGGATTAGCGCAATCATTTGGTACCGGCGGCATTATTATGATGCTGGTGCTGGTCACCATCACTATGCTGGCGGCCATGACAACCGGTTCAGGTAATGCACCGTTTTATGCATTTGTTGAATTGATTCCCAAACTTGCTGCGCAAATGGGGATTAATCCAGCCTATCTGGTGATCCCAATGCTACAAGCTTCAAATCTGGGCCGCACACTATCCCCGGTTTCGGGCGTGGTGGTTGCGGTAGCAGGCATGGCAAAAATTTCACCTTTTGAAGTGGTAAAACGTACCTCAGTACCGGTGCTGGTTGGGCTGGTAGTGGTCATTGTTGCCACGGAAATCTTGGTTCCTGTACATTTATAA
- a CDS encoding TerC family protein, which yields MEWIADPTIWAGLATLVVLEIVLGIDNLIFIAILAEKLPRHLRDKARVTGLLCALVMRLVLLASISWLATLTAPLVTISNHPFSARDLIMLIGGVFLLFKATMELNERLEGKDHQQNQQRKGARFWPVVAQIVVLDAIFSLDSVITAVGMVDHLAVMMAAVCIAIGLMLLASKSLTRFVNAHPTIVILCLSFLLMIGFSLVAEGFGYHIPKGYLYAAIGFSVIIESLNQFAQFNRRRFLSTVRPLRERTAEAVLRMLSGKHEEAELDNHTANLIADNTSVGQEVFNEQERRMIERVLGLAQRTVSSIMTSRHDVEYLDLNDPPEKLTQLLTKNLHTRIVVTEDSSTDEPLGVIHVIDLLKQQLANEKLDLRALIRQPLIFPEQVSLLMALEQFRQAQTHFAFVVDEFGSIEGVVTLTDVMETIAGNLPVAGEELDARHDIQQTDDGCWVANGYMPLEDLVLYLPLPIDDKREYHTLAGLLMEYTQRIPKVGEQLKIGDYLFEPIEVSSHRILKVKITPLKVPDPDYEV from the coding sequence ATGGAATGGATCGCAGATCCTACGATTTGGGCGGGGCTGGCAACGCTGGTTGTGCTCGAAATTGTGTTAGGTATAGATAACCTAATATTTATTGCCATTTTGGCGGAGAAGCTGCCACGTCATCTACGAGATAAGGCCAGAGTCACGGGGTTGCTGTGCGCACTCGTCATGCGTCTGGTGTTATTGGCAAGTATCTCATGGTTGGCAACACTCACCGCGCCATTAGTCACGATCTCTAACCATCCGTTCAGTGCGCGTGACTTAATCATGTTGATCGGCGGGGTATTCCTGCTCTTCAAAGCCACTATGGAGCTTAATGAGCGGCTTGAGGGCAAGGATCACCAGCAAAATCAGCAGCGCAAAGGCGCACGGTTCTGGCCGGTTGTTGCACAGATTGTGGTGTTGGATGCTATTTTCTCTCTCGATTCGGTGATTACCGCCGTTGGCATGGTCGATCACCTCGCGGTAATGATGGCGGCGGTTTGTATCGCCATCGGTCTGATGCTGTTAGCCAGTAAATCATTAACTCGCTTTGTAAACGCACACCCCACGATTGTCATTCTGTGCTTGAGTTTCTTACTGATGATCGGCTTTAGTTTAGTGGCTGAAGGCTTTGGCTACCATATTCCGAAAGGTTATCTGTATGCCGCCATTGGTTTCTCAGTCATTATTGAGTCACTGAATCAGTTTGCCCAATTTAACCGCCGCCGCTTCCTGTCGACCGTGCGCCCATTACGGGAGAGGACAGCAGAAGCAGTTCTGCGAATGCTCAGTGGCAAGCACGAAGAAGCGGAATTGGATAACCATACCGCTAATTTGATTGCTGATAATACCAGTGTGGGCCAAGAGGTGTTCAACGAGCAAGAACGCCGGATGATTGAGCGGGTATTAGGGCTGGCGCAACGGACAGTCAGCAGCATCATGACGTCTCGCCATGATGTAGAGTATCTCGATTTGAATGATCCACCCGAGAAACTGACTCAGTTACTGACGAAAAATCTGCATACCCGAATTGTGGTGACTGAAGATAGTTCAACAGATGAACCTCTGGGTGTCATTCACGTCATTGATTTATTGAAGCAGCAATTAGCGAACGAAAAACTCGATTTGCGGGCCCTGATTCGCCAACCATTAATCTTCCCTGAACAGGTTTCGCTGTTGATGGCCTTGGAGCAATTCCGTCAGGCGCAAACCCATTTTGCCTTTGTGGTAGATGAATTTGGCTCTATTGAAGGGGTCGTGACCCTGACCGATGTGATGGAAACTATTGCAGGTAATCTGCCTGTAGCAGGTGAAGAGCTAGATGCCCGTCATGACATTCAGCAAACTGATGATGGCTGCTGGGTAGCGAATGGCTATATGCCGTTGGAAGATTTGGTGCTCTATCTGCCACTGCCGATTGATGATAAACGTGAATATCATACATTGGCCGGATTGTTGATGGAGTATACCCAGCGGATACCTAAAGTCGGTGAACAGCTGAAAATTGGCGACTATCTATTTGAGCCAATTGAAGTGAGCAGCCACCGTATCTTAAAAGTGAAGATAACACCACTGAAGGTGCCAGACCCTGATTATGAGGTGTAA
- the galU gene encoding UTP--glucose-1-phosphate uridylyltransferase GalU has product MDKKLKAVIPVAGLGTRMLPATKAIPKEMLPVVDKPLIQYIVNECVAAGVKEIVLVSHSSKNAIENHFDTSFELEAALESRVKRQLLKEIKSICPPDVTIMQVRQGHAKGLGHAVLCAQPMVGDNPFIVLLPDVLLDDSTADLSKENLASMIKRFEETGRSQIMVEPVPQADVSKYGIADCGHVDLAPGESTLMTAVVEKPSVADAPSNLAVVGRYVLSKDIWPLLKKTPRGAGDEIQLTDAIAMLMEQEPVEAFHMTGKSHDCGDKLGYMKAFVTYGVRHNTEGENFTAWLKQQID; this is encoded by the coding sequence ATGGATAAGAAATTGAAAGCAGTCATTCCTGTTGCCGGGCTTGGCACCCGTATGTTGCCAGCGACCAAGGCGATTCCGAAAGAAATGCTGCCAGTAGTCGATAAGCCCCTGATTCAATATATTGTTAATGAATGTGTTGCTGCCGGGGTCAAAGAGATCGTACTGGTGAGCCACTCTTCCAAGAACGCAATAGAAAACCATTTTGATACTTCATTTGAACTTGAAGCGGCCTTGGAGTCTCGGGTTAAGCGGCAGTTATTAAAAGAGATTAAGAGTATTTGCCCGCCAGATGTCACTATCATGCAAGTGCGTCAAGGTCACGCCAAAGGGTTAGGGCATGCGGTACTCTGTGCTCAGCCGATGGTGGGTGATAATCCCTTTATTGTATTGCTGCCAGATGTATTACTCGATGATTCAACCGCCGATTTGTCGAAAGAGAATCTTGCCAGCATGATCAAACGTTTTGAGGAAACCGGGCGTAGCCAGATCATGGTGGAACCGGTACCTCAAGCTGATGTTTCTAAATACGGTATTGCTGATTGCGGCCATGTCGATTTAGCGCCGGGTGAAAGTACTCTTATGACTGCGGTGGTAGAGAAGCCTTCTGTGGCGGATGCGCCGTCTAATCTTGCTGTGGTGGGGCGCTACGTTTTGTCTAAAGATATTTGGCCGTTGCTGAAGAAAACTCCGCGTGGTGCTGGTGATGAAATTCAATTGACTGATGCCATCGCGATGTTAATGGAACAAGAACCGGTTGAAGCTTTCCACATGACGGGTAAATCTCACGATTGCGGCGACAAATTAGGCTATATGAAAGCCTTTGTGACTTATGGTGTTCGTCATAATACTGAAGGTGAAAATTTTACAGCTTGGCTGAAACAGCAAATTGACTAA
- the galU gene encoding UTP--glucose-1-phosphate uridylyltransferase GalU yields MTKLKAVIPVAGLGMRMLPATKAIPKEMLPIVDKPLIQYVVNECVAAGIKEIILITHSSKNAVENHFDTSYELEAMLEARVKRQLLDEVQSICPPGVTIMHIRQGHAEGLGHAVLCAKPLVGNEPFAVLLPDVLIDDAKSDLTKDNLAQLVKRFDETGVSQVLVHSVEPEALSNYSVISCEKSDLAPGESSRIKAMVEKPQSPVDLQSNLSAVGRYVLSADIWPLLEQTKPGAWGRIQLTDAIDALTEKAPVDAVALTGQSYNCGEKLGYMQAYVAYGLRHPQQGAEFKAWLKEFMA; encoded by the coding sequence ATGACCAAATTGAAAGCAGTCATTCCAGTGGCAGGTTTAGGCATGAGAATGCTGCCAGCGACGAAAGCCATTCCGAAAGAAATGCTGCCAATTGTTGATAAGCCACTAATCCAATATGTGGTTAACGAATGTGTTGCTGCTGGCATCAAAGAAATCATTTTGATAACCCACTCATCCAAGAATGCGGTAGAAAACCATTTCGACACTTCTTATGAACTGGAAGCCATGTTGGAGGCGCGAGTGAAGCGCCAGCTATTGGATGAAGTGCAATCTATCTGCCCCCCGGGTGTGACTATTATGCATATTCGCCAGGGGCATGCTGAAGGATTGGGGCATGCTGTGCTATGCGCCAAACCACTGGTGGGTAATGAGCCATTTGCGGTGTTGTTGCCGGATGTATTGATTGATGATGCCAAATCAGATCTGACTAAGGATAATTTGGCTCAATTGGTTAAACGCTTTGATGAAACCGGTGTCAGTCAGGTATTAGTACACTCGGTCGAGCCAGAGGCATTATCTAACTACTCGGTGATTTCCTGCGAAAAATCCGATTTGGCACCGGGTGAAAGTAGCCGTATTAAAGCCATGGTCGAGAAGCCACAAAGCCCAGTTGACCTACAGTCAAACCTGTCTGCCGTTGGGCGCTATGTTCTGTCTGCTGATATTTGGCCACTGTTGGAACAAACCAAGCCAGGTGCCTGGGGCCGAATTCAACTGACTGATGCTATTGATGCATTGACGGAGAAAGCGCCAGTGGATGCTGTAGCCTTGACTGGGCAATCCTATAACTGTGGTGAGAAACTCGGTTATATGCAGGCGTATGTCGCTTATGGCCTGCGCCATCCGCAACAAGGTGCAGAGTTTAAAGCTTGGTTGAAAGAATTTATGGCCTAA
- a CDS encoding IS4 family transposase yields MHIGQALDLVSRYDSLRNPLTTLGDYLDPQLISRCLAESGTVTLRKRRLPLEMMVWCIVGMALERKEPLHQIVNRLDIMLPGDRPFVAPSAVIQARQRLGSEAVRRVFSQTAQLWHGSVTHPHWCGLTLLAVDGVVWRTPDTPENDTAFPRQTYAGQPGLYPQVKMVCQMELTSHLLTAAAFGTMKESEYTLAEQLIDQTADNTLTLMDKGYYSLGLLNAWSQAGEHRHWMIPLKKGAQYEEIRKLGKGDHLVKLKTSPQARKKWPELGAEMTARLLTITRKGKVYHLLTSMTDTMRYPGGEMADLYGHRWEIELGYREIKQTMQLSRLTLRSKKPELVEQELWGVLLAYNLVRYQMIKMAGALKGYWPNQLSFSESCGMVMRMLMTLQGASPGRIPELMRDMESMAQMVKLPIRRERAFPRVVKERPYKYGKARNKNADQLRIG; encoded by the coding sequence ATGCACATCGGACAGGCTCTTGATCTCGTTTCCCGCTACGACTCACTGCGTAACCCACTGACCACACTGGGAGATTACCTCGACCCCCAGCTCATCTCCCGTTGTCTTGCCGAATCCGGCACGGTGACTCTGCGCAAGCGCCGCCTGCCGCTGGAAATGATGGTCTGGTGCATTGTCGGGATGGCACTCGAGCGTAAAGAACCTCTTCATCAAATCGTTAACCGGCTGGATATCATGCTGCCGGGCGATCGCCCCTTCGTGGCCCCCAGCGCCGTTATCCAGGCACGGCAAAGGCTGGGAAGCGAGGCTGTTCGCCGGGTATTCTCACAAACGGCGCAGCTGTGGCATGGCTCCGTCACCCATCCTCACTGGTGCGGTCTGACGTTGCTGGCCGTGGATGGCGTGGTCTGGCGAACACCAGATACGCCAGAGAACGATACCGCCTTCCCGCGCCAGACTTATGCCGGACAACCGGGCCTTTACCCACAGGTGAAAATGGTCTGCCAGATGGAACTGACCAGCCACCTGTTAACAGCGGCGGCCTTCGGTACGATGAAAGAAAGCGAATACACGCTGGCTGAGCAACTGATAGACCAGACTGCTGATAACACACTGACGTTGATGGATAAAGGCTACTACTCACTGGGGCTTCTGAATGCCTGGAGCCAGGCCGGCGAGCACCGCCACTGGATGATCCCGCTGAAGAAAGGCGCACAGTATGAAGAGATACGGAAACTGGGAAAAGGCGATCATCTGGTGAAGTTGAAAACCAGCCCACAGGCCCGGAAAAAGTGGCCCGAGCTGGGGGCTGAAATGACAGCCCGCCTGCTGACCATCACCCGAAAAGGGAAGGTGTACCACCTGCTGACATCCATGACAGATACGATGCGTTATCCCGGGGGAGAGATGGCGGATCTGTACGGTCATCGTTGGGAAATTGAGCTGGGTTACCGGGAAATCAAGCAGACAATGCAACTGAGCAGACTGACGCTGCGGAGTAAAAAGCCGGAGCTTGTTGAGCAGGAGCTATGGGGAGTGCTGCTGGCCTATAATCTGGTGCGTTATCAGATGATTAAGATGGCGGGAGCGCTGAAAGGATACTGGCCGAATCAGCTGAGCTTCTCAGAATCGTGCGGGATGGTGATGCGGATGCTGATGACGCTACAGGGAGCTTCACCAGGTCGCATCCCGGAACTGATGCGGGATATGGAGAGCATGGCGCAGATGGTGAAGTTACCGATAAGAAGAGAAAGAGCCTTCCCGAGGGTGGTGAAGGAAAGGCCGTATAAATATGGAAAAGCCAGGAACAAAAATGCCGATCAGTTAAGGATCGGTTGA
- the gndA gene encoding NADP-dependent phosphogluconate dehydrogenase: MSKQQIGVVGMAVMGRNLALNIESRGYSVSIFNRSSDKTDEVVAENPGKNLVPSYTVEEFVDSLEKPRRILLMVKAGEATDKTIASLTPHLDKGDILIDGGNTYYKDTIRRNRELSAQGFNFIGTGVSGGEEGALKGPSIMPGGQKEAYELVAPILEKIAARADDGDACVAYIGADGAGHYVKMVHNGIEYGDMQLIAEAYSLLKQSLGLSNEELASTFAEWNKGELNSYLIDITKDIFTKKDEAGKYLVDVILDEAANKGTGKWTSQSSLDLGEPLTLITESVFARYLSSLKDQRVAASKVLTGPTVKPFEGDKAEFIEKIRRALYLGKIVSYAQGFSQLKAASEENNWDLHYGEIAKIFRAGCIIRAQFLQKITDAYAENADIANLLLAPYFKQIADDYQQALRDVVSYAVQNGIPTPTFSAAINYYDSYRSAVLPANLIQAQRDYFGAHTYKRIDKDGVFHTEWL, encoded by the coding sequence ATGTCCAAACAACAGATTGGCGTTGTCGGTATGGCGGTGATGGGCCGTAACCTGGCGCTCAACATCGAAAGCCGTGGCTATTCCGTTTCTATTTTTAACCGTTCATCAGACAAAACTGACGAAGTCGTTGCCGAGAATCCAGGTAAAAATCTGGTGCCGAGCTATACCGTGGAAGAATTTGTTGATTCACTGGAAAAGCCTCGTCGTATCCTGCTGATGGTGAAAGCGGGTGAAGCTACTGATAAGACCATCGCTTCACTAACGCCACACCTTGATAAAGGTGACATTCTGATTGATGGTGGTAATACTTATTACAAAGACACCATTCGCCGCAACCGCGAACTTTCTGCGCAAGGCTTCAACTTTATCGGTACTGGTGTCTCCGGTGGTGAAGAGGGTGCATTGAAAGGCCCTTCCATCATGCCTGGTGGGCAGAAAGAAGCCTACGAGCTGGTTGCCCCCATTCTAGAAAAAATTGCTGCTCGCGCTGATGATGGCGATGCTTGTGTTGCTTATATCGGTGCCGATGGTGCAGGCCATTACGTTAAAATGGTTCACAACGGCATCGAATACGGCGACATGCAGTTGATCGCAGAAGCGTACTCTCTGTTGAAACAGTCTTTGGGCTTGAGCAACGAAGAGCTGGCCAGCACCTTTGCTGAGTGGAATAAAGGGGAGCTGAATAGCTACCTAATTGATATCACTAAAGATATCTTCACCAAAAAAGACGAAGCCGGTAAATATCTGGTTGACGTTATTTTGGATGAAGCCGCGAACAAAGGTACCGGTAAATGGACTAGCCAAAGTTCTCTGGACTTAGGCGAGCCACTAACACTGATCACTGAATCTGTGTTTGCCCGTTACTTGTCCTCTCTGAAAGATCAACGCGTTGCGGCCTCTAAAGTGTTGACTGGCCCGACAGTGAAACCTTTCGAGGGTGATAAAGCTGAATTTATCGAGAAAATCCGCCGTGCACTGTACTTGGGTAAAATCGTGTCCTATGCGCAAGGTTTCTCTCAGTTGAAAGCCGCTTCTGAAGAGAATAACTGGGATCTGCATTACGGTGAAATCGCTAAGATTTTCCGTGCTGGTTGCATCATCCGCGCTCAGTTCCTGCAAAAAATCACTGATGCGTATGCCGAAAATGCTGATATTGCCAACCTGCTGTTAGCACCTTACTTCAAGCAAATCGCTGATGACTACCAACAAGCATTGCGTGATGTGGTGTCTTACGCTGTTCAAAACGGTATCCCAACACCGACATTCTCTGCGGCGATTAACTACTACGATAGCTACCGTTCAGCTGTGCTGCCAGCCAACCTGATTCAGGCACAGCGCGATTATTTCGGTGCGCATACCTATAAGCGTATTGATAAAGACGGCGTGTTCCACACCGAATGGCTTTAA
- the hisIE gene encoding bifunctional phosphoribosyl-AMP cyclohydrolase/phosphoribosyl-ATP diphosphatase HisIE, which translates to MLSEQQINQLDWEKVDNLMPAIVQHAVSGEVLMMGYMNKEALAVTEETGKVTFFSRTKQRLWTKGESSGHFLNVINIYPDCDNDTLLILVNPIGPTCHLGNNSCFAPAASDWGFLYQLEQLLASRKSADPASSYTAKLYASGTKRIAQKVGEEGVETALAATVNDREELTNEASDLMYHLLVLLQDQDLDLSKVIGRLRERHEK; encoded by the coding sequence GTGTTAAGCGAACAACAAATTAACCAACTGGATTGGGAAAAAGTCGACAATCTGATGCCAGCCATCGTTCAGCATGCCGTATCTGGCGAAGTTCTGATGATGGGGTACATGAACAAAGAAGCACTGGCAGTGACAGAAGAAACCGGCAAAGTCACTTTTTTCTCGCGCACTAAACAGCGTTTATGGACCAAAGGCGAAAGCTCTGGCCATTTCCTCAATGTCATTAATATCTATCCAGACTGCGACAATGATACCCTGCTGATTCTGGTCAATCCCATCGGCCCAACCTGTCATTTAGGCAATAATAGTTGCTTTGCGCCGGCTGCCAGCGACTGGGGCTTCTTGTATCAACTAGAACAGTTGTTAGCCTCACGTAAATCAGCAGATCCAGCCAGTTCCTACACCGCAAAACTGTATGCCAGCGGGACTAAACGTATCGCGCAAAAAGTGGGCGAAGAAGGGGTAGAAACTGCCCTCGCTGCGACAGTGAATGACCGCGAAGAGCTAACAAATGAAGCATCAGATCTGATGTATCACTTGCTGGTGTTATTGCAGGATCAGGACTTGGATCTGAGTAAAGTGATAGGTCGCCTGCGCGAACGTCACGAGAAGTAA
- the hisF gene encoding imidazole glycerol phosphate synthase subunit HisF: protein MLAKRIIPCLDVKDGQVVKGVQFRNHEIIGDIVPLAQRYAQEGADELVFYDITASSDGRVVDKSWVSRVAEVIDIPFCVAGGIKSVEDAGQILTFGADKISINSPALADPTLITRLADRYGVQCIVVGIDTWYGEESDSYQVYQFTGDEKRTKATTWQTEDWIKEVQLRGAGEIVLNMMNQDGVRNGYDLRQLKQMRTICHVPLIASGGAGTSEHFLEAFRDADVDGALAASVFHKQIINIGELKKYLSEQGVEIRVC, encoded by the coding sequence ATGCTGGCAAAACGTATAATTCCTTGTCTGGATGTAAAAGACGGCCAAGTGGTTAAAGGCGTCCAGTTTCGCAATCATGAGATCATTGGTGATATCGTGCCGTTGGCACAGCGCTACGCACAGGAAGGCGCTGATGAACTGGTATTTTATGATATCACTGCCTCCTCTGATGGACGGGTTGTTGATAAAAGTTGGGTATCGCGAGTTGCGGAAGTGATTGATATTCCGTTCTGCGTCGCAGGTGGCATTAAGAGTGTGGAAGATGCCGGTCAAATCCTAACTTTCGGAGCAGACAAAATCTCTATCAACTCACCCGCACTGGCTGATCCGACGTTAATTACCCGCCTGGCCGATCGCTATGGCGTACAATGCATCGTGGTGGGTATTGATACCTGGTATGGCGAGGAAAGTGACAGCTATCAGGTTTATCAATTTACTGGCGATGAAAAACGGACCAAAGCCACCACCTGGCAAACTGAAGATTGGATAAAAGAAGTCCAGTTACGCGGAGCCGGTGAGATTGTGCTGAATATGATGAATCAAGATGGCGTGCGTAACGGCTATGATTTGCGTCAATTGAAACAGATGCGAACCATCTGCCATGTTCCGCTTATCGCCTCTGGCGGTGCCGGAACATCAGAGCACTTCCTGGAAGCATTCCGTGATGCGGATGTCGATGGTGCGCTAGCCGCCTCTGTATTCCATAAGCAAATCATTAATATCGGCGAATTGAAAAAGTATTTGTCTGAACAAGGCGTGGAGATAAGAGTGTGTTAA